One stretch of Oxobacter pfennigii DNA includes these proteins:
- the spoVAC gene encoding stage V sporulation protein AC, which translates to MSNMKKKKLTPTQQEYQKFAKDREPKRSVLFNCFKAFLVGGIICTIGQGIQMIFIQYFNFTEKTAGNPTTAVLIIVSVLLTGLGVYDHIGQWAGAGSIIPVTGFANTMASAAIEHRSEGYVLGVGGNMFKISGPVITYGVFSAFVVAIIKLTIQWLGGI; encoded by the coding sequence ATGTCCAATATGAAAAAGAAAAAGCTTACCCCCACCCAGCAGGAATATCAAAAATTTGCTAAGGACAGAGAACCAAAACGTTCCGTTTTATTCAACTGCTTTAAGGCATTTTTAGTCGGAGGCATTATCTGTACTATAGGCCAAGGCATACAGATGATTTTTATACAATATTTCAACTTTACTGAAAAGACAGCCGGAAACCCAACCACTGCAGTGCTTATTATAGTTTCTGTGCTGCTTACAGGTCTTGGTGTATATGACCATATAGGACAGTGGGCCGGAGCAGGAAGTATTATCCCGGTTACAGGCTTTGCAAACACAATGGCTTCGGCAGCAATTGAACACCGGAGTGAAGGGTATGTACTCGGAGTGGGCGGAAATATGTTTAAAATTTCCGGACCGGTCATCACTTACGGTGTTTTTTCTGCCTTTGTGGTTGCTATTATAAAACTTACTATACAATGGTTAGGTGGGATATAA
- a CDS encoding DUF4363 family protein — MKKYISLLIVLGIFLLLCACGPIRRPMDNKTGFSSYLKEAENHIRTEDWQNARASLESADKAWKSIKPILQIDIDHDYVNSIENNFTQLRAYIENKEKSDSLALILMIQEDWKNIGSM, encoded by the coding sequence TTGAAAAAATATATTTCATTATTAATAGTGCTTGGTATTTTTCTATTATTATGTGCCTGTGGGCCTATAAGAAGGCCTATGGACAATAAAACCGGATTTTCCAGTTACCTTAAAGAAGCTGAAAACCACATTCGGACCGAAGATTGGCAAAATGCCAGAGCGAGCTTAGAGAGTGCTGATAAAGCATGGAAAAGTATAAAACCTATTCTACAAATTGATATAGACCATGATTACGTAAATAGCATAGAAAATAATTTTACACAATTAAGAGCTTATATAGAAAACAAAGAAAAATCAGATTCACTTGCTTTGATCCTTATGATTCAGGAAGATTGGAAAAATATCGGCTCCATGTAA
- a CDS encoding DUF1657 domain-containing protein translates to MTVASQLKQTIATLKGVESTLKVYRLQSQDEDTKSAYQEAIDTANEVINDLENRSKTLEFEEPQYKGY, encoded by the coding sequence GTGACGGTAGCATCCCAGTTAAAGCAGACAATAGCCACCCTAAAGGGTGTCGAAAGTACATTGAAGGTTTACCGGCTGCAATCTCAGGATGAAGATACCAAGTCAGCATATCAGGAAGCTATAGATACTGCAAATGAAGTTATTAATGATCTTGAAAACAGGTCAAAAACTTTGGAGTTCGAGGAACCACAATATAAAGGATATTAA
- the spoVAD gene encoding stage V sporulation protein AD: protein MLYGHQTWVFNSKPVIISSAAVGGPFEANGNLSEDFDILHEDMWLGQESFEKAEKKLLEQAAELAIDKANIKKEDVTFFTSGDLMNQIISSSFAARTLGIPFLGVYGACSSSMEGLALASLIIDSKNANYIVAAASSHNGSSEKQYRYPTEYGGQKPPYAQWTVTGAGAALVAQEGSGPKVKCATIGRVIDMGLSDPFNMGAAMAPAAVDTIEAHFRDLHIKPSHYDVIATGDLGSVGHQIAGDLLNKHGLEIPPEIFTDCGILIYKKDQPVFAGGSGCACSATVTYGHFMNRMKKGEIKRMLIVATGALLSPLSYQQKESIPCIAHAVSIEME from the coding sequence ATGCTTTACGGGCATCAAACATGGGTTTTTAATTCCAAACCTGTTATTATTTCATCTGCTGCAGTTGGAGGTCCCTTTGAAGCAAACGGAAACCTGTCAGAGGATTTCGATATCCTGCACGAAGATATGTGGCTGGGCCAGGAAAGCTTTGAAAAAGCAGAAAAGAAGCTTTTAGAGCAGGCGGCAGAACTTGCAATAGATAAAGCTAATATAAAGAAAGAAGACGTGACCTTTTTTACAAGCGGAGATTTGATGAATCAAATTATCTCAAGCAGCTTTGCTGCCCGTACCCTTGGAATTCCATTTTTAGGCGTCTACGGTGCATGCTCAAGCTCCATGGAAGGGCTGGCACTGGCTTCTTTGATTATAGACAGCAAAAACGCAAATTACATAGTTGCAGCTGCGTCCAGTCACAATGGATCGTCGGAAAAGCAGTACAGATACCCTACGGAATACGGAGGCCAAAAACCCCCCTATGCCCAATGGACTGTGACTGGCGCAGGTGCAGCTTTGGTAGCACAGGAAGGTTCAGGGCCCAAAGTTAAATGCGCAACTATAGGGCGTGTTATTGATATGGGACTTTCCGACCCTTTTAATATGGGTGCTGCCATGGCTCCTGCTGCTGTTGATACCATAGAAGCACACTTTAGGGATTTACACATAAAGCCATCTCATTATGATGTTATCGCAACAGGGGATCTCGGAAGCGTAGGTCACCAAATCGCAGGGGATCTGTTAAATAAACACGGACTTGAAATACCTCCCGAAATATTTACAGACTGCGGTATACTTATATACAAAAAAGACCAGCCGGTATTCGCCGGAGGCAGCGGATGCGCATGTTCTGCTACAGTAACTTACGGCCATTTCATGAACCGTATGAAAAAGGGAGAGATAAAAAGGATGTTAATTGTAGCAACAGGTGCTTTGCTATCCCCCCTTTCATATCAGCAGAAGGAAAGTATACCTTGTATTGCCCATGCAGTATCCATAGAAATGGAATAA
- a CDS encoding DUF421 domain-containing protein: protein MKDWVEILIRSVSLFLIVLFFTRIMGKGSLSRMSPFKLINLTVMAIIASFLSLKLTTLTFGSIALSVWVLLTIALEYLSIKSKWVHDLVFGKETVLIKQGKVMEENLLQVRLTGEELLRELRSKNAFNLADVEFAVMETTGEISVLLKSDKKPITPHDFGQKVAPQSESQTVILDGNILDEPLSNMGLNRRWLITQLSGLGIALENVFIGQVDSSGDLYVDLFDDSIQTPQPKVKELLYANLERTHADLLKFALQTENAEAKDVYSKDAAKLDAVLNKLKPYLLH, encoded by the coding sequence ATGAAGGACTGGGTTGAAATATTGATTAGGTCAGTATCCTTATTTCTAATAGTCTTGTTTTTTACAAGGATAATGGGTAAAGGGAGCCTGTCAAGAATGTCGCCATTTAAGCTGATAAACTTGACTGTAATGGCTATAATTGCCTCCTTTTTATCATTGAAGCTCACAACCCTTACATTTGGGTCTATTGCCCTGAGTGTCTGGGTACTACTAACCATTGCTTTGGAATATCTGTCCATAAAAAGTAAATGGGTGCACGATCTTGTATTTGGAAAAGAGACAGTGCTTATAAAACAAGGGAAAGTTATGGAAGAGAACCTTTTACAGGTAAGATTAACCGGCGAAGAGCTTTTAAGAGAATTACGGTCTAAAAATGCTTTTAACCTGGCTGATGTTGAATTTGCTGTAATGGAGACCACAGGAGAAATAAGCGTACTTTTAAAATCAGATAAAAAACCTATAACTCCCCATGATTTTGGTCAGAAAGTAGCACCCCAGTCTGAATCCCAGACAGTGATACTTGATGGCAACATACTCGACGAGCCCTTAAGCAACATGGGGTTAAACCGGAGATGGCTAATTACACAGCTTTCTGGTTTAGGAATAGCCCTTGAAAATGTGTTCATAGGGCAGGTGGACTCTTCAGGTGACCTGTACGTGGATTTGTTTGACGACAGTATACAGACTCCGCAGCCTAAGGTAAAGGAACTTCTTTATGCAAATCTCGAAAGAACTCATGCTGATCTTCTGAAGTTTGCATTACAGACAGAGAATGCTGAAGCTAAGGATGTTTACTCAAAAGACGCTGCTAAGCTTGATGCGGTATTAAATAAATTAAAACCATATTTATTACATTAG
- a CDS encoding NADH-quinone oxidoreductase subunit NuoF has product MSNNITLEERKQIFDECMSQYKARIIICAGTGCVANGSLEVYAKFLEVIKEKGLSVAVTTRKEKADYIISESGCQGFCQMGPLVTLYPQGVLYTKVKPEDVEEIVDETLVKGKLITRLFYHSPNDGTANADIQHIPFYKLQQRTVLKLCGYIDAQDIEEYIANGGYAMARKAICEMSDKEICDTMLESGLRGRGGAGFPTGRKWDLTRIHKSDVKYVICNGDEGDPGAFMDRCVMEGNPHSVLEGMIIAAKAIGGTEGYIYVRTEYPLAVERLRIAIDDARAAGILGKNIFGSHMEFDIHVMEGAGAFVCGEETALIASIEGKRGMPVPKPPFPAESGLFGKPTVINNVETLASVPIVMQMGSGQYSSIGTEKSKGTKTFALTGHVANTGLIEVPFGTTLRQIVDDIGGGAVNDDGTICGSDFKAVQIGGPSGGCLTKEHLDMPLDYENLGAVGAMVGSGGLVVMNNQTCIVQIARFFMQFTQNESCGKCVPCREGTKQMLALLDDIIQGRATGETLNLLEELANTVKIGSLCGLGKTAPNPVLSTLRYFRDEYNAHVFEKRCPADRCEAFKKYAINSEKCKSCGACSKKCPVSAISGEKGVPYIIDKDKCIKCGACMQTCKFSAIAIE; this is encoded by the coding sequence ATGTCCAATAATATTACTCTTGAAGAGAGAAAACAGATTTTTGATGAATGCATGAGTCAATATAAAGCCAGAATTATCATATGTGCCGGAACGGGCTGTGTGGCAAACGGTTCTCTTGAGGTGTATGCAAAATTCCTGGAAGTGATAAAGGAAAAAGGACTTTCGGTTGCTGTTACCACGAGGAAAGAAAAGGCAGATTATATCATTTCCGAAAGCGGTTGCCAGGGTTTCTGCCAGATGGGCCCCCTCGTTACTTTATATCCTCAGGGCGTACTATATACTAAAGTAAAGCCTGAAGATGTGGAGGAAATTGTGGATGAAACACTTGTTAAAGGGAAGCTTATAACACGCCTTTTTTATCACTCTCCCAATGATGGCACAGCAAATGCCGATATACAGCATATTCCTTTTTATAAGCTGCAGCAGCGCACAGTACTTAAGCTCTGCGGATATATAGATGCTCAGGATATAGAAGAATATATTGCAAACGGCGGATATGCAATGGCCCGCAAGGCTATTTGTGAAATGTCTGACAAAGAAATTTGCGACACAATGCTGGAATCAGGCCTTCGCGGACGTGGCGGCGCCGGCTTCCCTACAGGGAGAAAATGGGATTTGACGCGGATTCATAAAAGCGATGTCAAATATGTCATCTGCAACGGTGATGAAGGAGATCCCGGTGCCTTTATGGACCGCTGTGTTATGGAAGGCAACCCTCACAGCGTGCTTGAGGGTATGATTATTGCAGCTAAAGCCATTGGCGGTACAGAAGGCTATATATATGTAAGAACGGAGTATCCTCTGGCTGTTGAAAGGCTGAGGATAGCTATAGACGATGCAAGAGCAGCAGGTATTTTGGGAAAAAACATTTTCGGAAGCCATATGGAATTTGATATTCATGTTATGGAAGGTGCCGGCGCTTTCGTATGTGGCGAAGAAACAGCGCTCATTGCTTCCATTGAAGGCAAGCGGGGCATGCCGGTTCCCAAGCCTCCTTTCCCTGCAGAAAGCGGTTTATTTGGAAAGCCGACAGTCATAAATAATGTTGAAACCCTTGCCTCAGTGCCTATTGTAATGCAGATGGGCTCAGGTCAATATTCATCAATAGGAACGGAAAAATCAAAAGGCACAAAAACCTTTGCCCTTACAGGACATGTTGCAAATACCGGCCTTATTGAGGTTCCCTTCGGTACAACACTAAGGCAGATTGTGGATGATATCGGCGGCGGAGCTGTAAATGATGACGGAACAATCTGCGGCAGTGATTTTAAAGCTGTTCAAATAGGCGGCCCCTCCGGCGGATGTCTGACTAAAGAACACTTGGACATGCCACTTGATTATGAAAACCTTGGAGCGGTAGGCGCTATGGTGGGATCCGGCGGACTTGTTGTCATGAACAATCAAACCTGTATCGTCCAGATAGCCAGGTTCTTCATGCAATTTACTCAAAATGAATCCTGCGGAAAGTGTGTACCCTGCAGAGAAGGTACAAAGCAAATGCTGGCGCTTCTTGATGATATCATTCAGGGGAGAGCAACAGGTGAGACTCTCAATCTACTTGAAGAGCTTGCAAACACTGTGAAGATCGGTTCGCTGTGCGGTTTGGGCAAGACTGCCCCCAATCCGGTTCTGTCCACTTTAAGATATTTCAGGGATGAATATAACGCCCATGTTTTTGAAAAGCGTTGTCCGGCAGACAGATGTGAAGCTTTTAAAAAGTATGCCATTAATTCGGAAAAATGCAAAAGCTGCGGAGCTTGTTCAAAAAAATGTCCGGTAAGCGCTATTTCAGGTGAAAAAGGCGTTCCTTATATCATCGACAAGGATAAATGTATAAAATGCGGCGCCTGTATGCAAACCTGCAAGTTTAGCGCAATAGCCATTGAGTAG
- a CDS encoding CGNR zinc finger domain-containing protein produces MDFLCLEFVNSSWYITHKLFNDPLRNNDWLLSFADKWNIKSLSAPTEAELKRLIDMRKHLAEIFAKIAGGEKLLNDDIEFINGYMSCVSFFRVLNVDKENRKLYEEPLVHGWKWFMAEIAASFSRLYSSQYVNNLRICQNPECGWFFIDESKKKNRKWCDDTCASLMKVRRFRQRQKEKI; encoded by the coding sequence ATGGATTTTTTATGCCTTGAGTTTGTAAACAGCAGTTGGTACATTACACATAAATTATTTAATGATCCCTTAAGAAACAATGACTGGCTGTTAAGCTTCGCTGACAAGTGGAATATTAAATCATTATCAGCTCCCACAGAAGCAGAGTTAAAAAGACTGATAGATATGAGAAAACATTTAGCAGAAATTTTTGCGAAGATAGCCGGAGGAGAAAAACTGCTTAATGATGATATAGAGTTTATCAATGGTTATATGTCATGTGTAAGTTTTTTTAGAGTGCTTAATGTAGATAAAGAAAACAGAAAATTATATGAAGAGCCATTAGTCCACGGCTGGAAATGGTTTATGGCTGAAATTGCTGCGTCTTTTTCCAGGCTTTATTCCTCACAATATGTTAACAATCTGAGAATATGCCAGAATCCTGAATGCGGGTGGTTTTTTATTGATGAAAGCAAGAAAAAGAACAGAAAGTGGTGCGATGACACCTGCGCCAGCCTTATGAAGGTTAGGAGATTCAGGCAAAGACAGAAAGAAAAAATATAA
- a CDS encoding 4Fe-4S double cluster binding domain-containing protein: MIEDSLYSEIEAAGFKIKVFKAEHLKEISRDFKTFAEQGLIDKSFYRNNLADFNYDYISILPDAKSVMVIASPQGKSLAEFQFKGKSFDMVVPPTYIYPTIDNRVTGILNRVFAENGHDFVRVRLPFKLLAVRSGLGQYGRNNICYVSEFGSFFRLSAFVTDYEFEEDSWGEVKAIKSCSSCSLCIDNCPTGAIDKSRFVIRAHHCLTNFNESDEPIPEWVNADWHNAVVGCMRCQDVCPHNKDRINLVEDRICFSEKETEMILDGKDFESLPEEMRNKISFMGMESYLHILPRNIRLIKGLIK; the protein is encoded by the coding sequence ATGATAGAGGACAGTTTATATTCAGAAATTGAAGCTGCGGGTTTCAAAATCAAAGTTTTTAAAGCTGAACACTTAAAAGAAATCAGCAGAGACTTTAAAACATTTGCAGAACAGGGATTAATAGATAAAAGTTTCTATAGAAATAACCTTGCAGATTTTAACTATGACTACATAAGTATATTACCTGATGCAAAATCAGTGATGGTAATTGCCTCTCCACAAGGTAAAAGCCTTGCTGAATTTCAATTTAAGGGAAAATCCTTTGATATGGTCGTTCCTCCTACATATATATATCCAACCATTGATAACCGGGTAACAGGGATATTAAATCGCGTTTTCGCAGAAAATGGGCATGACTTTGTAAGAGTCCGCCTGCCATTTAAATTATTAGCCGTCAGAAGCGGATTGGGACAGTATGGGCGGAATAATATTTGTTATGTATCAGAGTTTGGAAGTTTTTTCAGATTGTCGGCTTTTGTTACCGACTATGAATTTGAGGAGGACAGCTGGGGTGAGGTTAAGGCAATTAAAAGCTGCAGCAGCTGCTCTCTGTGCATTGATAATTGCCCTACCGGTGCAATTGATAAAAGCAGGTTTGTGATTCGGGCTCATCATTGCCTGACAAATTTTAACGAGAGCGATGAACCAATACCTGAATGGGTAAATGCTGACTGGCATAATGCTGTTGTAGGATGCATGAGATGCCAGGATGTCTGTCCTCATAATAAAGATAGAATTAATCTGGTAGAGGACAGGATTTGCTTTTCTGAAAAAGAGACAGAAATGATACTTGACGGAAAAGATTTTGAAAGTCTTCCCGAGGAAATGAGAAATAAGATATCTTTCATGGGAATGGAATCTTATTTGCATATTCTTCCAAGAAATATCCGCTTGATTAAGGGGCTTATTAAATAA
- a CDS encoding redox-sensing transcriptional repressor Rex, which produces MTDNEKINPPISIQTLKRLPLYLGYLKSLDKDEIKIISSPIIAKALNLNEVQVRKDLASIKSGGRPKTGYLLEKLIISLEEYLGYGNMNEAVLVGVGCLGCSLLKYNGFENYGMKILVGFDVDESVIGTEINGKRIFPISKLKDLCQRLHINIGIITVTGESAQEVCDLLLEAGIQAIWNFTSIQLNVPDGIIVQNENIASSLAVLSKHLKKKSKVRK; this is translated from the coding sequence ATGACTGATAATGAAAAAATAAACCCGCCCATTTCAATTCAGACACTAAAACGCCTTCCCTTATATCTTGGATATCTCAAATCTCTTGATAAGGATGAAATTAAGATCATATCCTCACCCATAATAGCTAAAGCTTTAAATCTGAATGAAGTACAGGTAAGAAAGGATCTTGCTTCGATAAAAAGCGGCGGCAGGCCAAAGACAGGATATCTTCTTGAAAAACTTATTATAAGCCTTGAGGAGTATCTTGGATATGGCAATATGAACGAGGCCGTACTTGTAGGGGTAGGCTGCTTAGGCTGTTCACTTCTTAAGTATAATGGCTTTGAGAACTACGGAATGAAAATACTCGTTGGTTTTGATGTTGATGAGTCTGTAATAGGAACGGAAATAAACGGTAAGCGCATATTTCCGATTTCAAAGCTTAAAGACCTTTGTCAAAGACTTCACATAAATATCGGAATAATAACAGTTACAGGGGAAAGCGCCCAGGAGGTATGTGATTTGCTTTTGGAAGCCGGCATCCAAGCAATCTGGAATTTTACTTCAATTCAGCTTAACGTACCTGACGGCATTATCGTTCAAAATGAAAATATTGCTTCCTCACTTGCCGTACTTTCAAAGCATCTGAAGAAAAAGTCAAAAGTCAGAAAATAG
- a CDS encoding DUF421 domain-containing protein — protein sequence MVIIRSFISFFSLLILVRLMGKQQMAQLTFFDYVVGITIGSIASTLSVQVNQNTTATLAGMGVWTILPILLAVLSVHNVWVRKVVEGEATVVIENSNILEKNLKKLHLSIDDLISQLRNQGVFSIADVEFALFEANGKLSILKKSQKQPVTPGDLNIQTQYEGLPTVLISDGVLLTDALYSLKLSNAWLQHQLGKQNIINISEVSIAQLDTKGNLYVDLMGDKQSYVISTQN from the coding sequence GTGGTAATTATACGGTCCTTTATTTCATTCTTTTCCCTGCTGATTCTTGTACGGCTTATGGGTAAACAGCAGATGGCGCAGCTTACATTCTTTGACTATGTTGTAGGCATCACAATTGGTTCCATAGCCTCAACACTCTCGGTGCAGGTTAATCAAAATACGACGGCGACTCTGGCAGGTATGGGTGTCTGGACAATACTGCCTATACTGCTTGCAGTTTTAAGCGTTCATAATGTATGGGTCAGAAAAGTTGTTGAAGGGGAAGCCACTGTTGTTATAGAAAATAGCAATATATTAGAAAAGAATCTAAAAAAATTACATCTTTCTATTGATGATCTTATATCCCAGCTCAGAAACCAGGGCGTATTTAGCATCGCTGATGTAGAGTTTGCTTTATTTGAGGCCAATGGCAAGTTAAGTATATTAAAAAAATCTCAAAAACAGCCCGTTACACCAGGCGATTTAAATATACAAACCCAGTATGAAGGGCTGCCCACTGTGCTTATATCAGACGGAGTTTTGCTGACTGATGCCTTATACTCGCTGAAGCTGTCCAATGCATGGCTCCAGCATCAACTGGGTAAACAGAATATTATCAATATCAGCGAAGTTTCTATAGCTCAACTGGATACAAAGGGAAACCTGTATGTGGATTTAATGGGAGATAAACAATCTTATGTTATTTCTACCCAAAATTGA
- a CDS encoding [FeFe] hydrogenase, group A yields MIKTLSAVIDNIEVQIEDERNLLELIKKAHIELPTFCYHSDISIYGACRMCMVEVSGRGIVPACSTPVSDGMVISTNTKQIRDMRKMIVELMLANHDQNCTTCPKSGDCRLQKIAHQMGISTVRFKQTEAFPQMDLSSDAILRDPAKCVLCGDCVRVCREIQSVGVLDFAGRGANSVVTPSFKKGIGEVECVNCGQCIKACPVGALTPKYQINDVWNAIHDKLKTVVVQIAPAVRVALGEYFGFEPGTVTTGQIVSALRMMGFNKVYDTCFAADLTVIEEGNEFLKRLEKGDNLPQFTSCCPGWVKFAEQYYPDMLPNISSCRSPQQMFGSLCKDKLTKEANIKREDLVVVSIMPCTAKKYEANREEFRVNGNKDVDFVLTTQELALMIKERGIEFSSLEPGSFDMPFGFKSGASVIFGTSGGVSEAVLRYAVDKVTNNSFTDYKQLRVDSNLKITEVNVGGKVLRLAIVSGLGNTRKLIDKIRRGEEYFDLVEVMACCGGCVNGGGQPVTDSSNGVKARAKGLYDNDVMLQVHSSQENPYLQKVYDADLDEHKAHELLHTVYKNRKRISGEDIMITEAGTDKKLQLKICFGTSCFIRGSQDLYRMLMEYVRQRGIEDQTEIIISFCSEQCKKGPVIKVNGKSINQCTFEMAVKEIEEII; encoded by the coding sequence ATGATTAAAACACTAAGTGCTGTTATAGATAATATCGAGGTGCAAATAGAAGACGAGCGCAATCTTCTGGAGCTTATTAAAAAAGCTCACATCGAACTGCCGACTTTCTGCTATCATTCCGACATAAGCATTTATGGAGCCTGCCGTATGTGCATGGTTGAGGTTAGCGGCAGAGGTATTGTGCCGGCCTGTTCCACTCCTGTAAGCGATGGTATGGTTATCAGTACCAATACAAAGCAAATAAGAGACATGCGTAAAATGATTGTTGAGCTTATGCTTGCAAATCACGATCAAAATTGTACAACCTGTCCAAAGAGCGGCGATTGCAGGCTCCAGAAAATTGCTCATCAGATGGGTATTTCAACAGTCCGTTTCAAGCAAACTGAAGCATTCCCTCAAATGGACCTGTCTTCTGATGCAATTCTTCGCGATCCTGCAAAATGTGTGCTGTGCGGGGACTGCGTACGTGTTTGCAGGGAAATCCAATCAGTGGGTGTCCTTGACTTTGCCGGCCGCGGTGCCAATTCCGTTGTTACTCCAAGCTTTAAAAAAGGAATCGGAGAAGTTGAATGCGTAAACTGCGGGCAATGTATAAAGGCATGTCCTGTAGGGGCGCTAACTCCTAAATACCAGATAAACGACGTCTGGAATGCCATACATGATAAATTAAAGACTGTTGTCGTACAAATTGCGCCGGCAGTCCGTGTAGCCCTGGGTGAGTATTTCGGATTTGAGCCCGGGACAGTAACAACGGGGCAGATTGTTTCCGCTCTACGTATGATGGGCTTCAATAAAGTATATGACACATGCTTTGCAGCCGACCTGACCGTTATTGAGGAAGGCAACGAGTTTTTAAAGCGCCTTGAAAAGGGCGATAATCTTCCTCAGTTTACTTCATGCTGTCCAGGATGGGTGAAATTTGCAGAGCAGTATTATCCCGACATGCTGCCGAACATCTCCTCCTGCCGTTCCCCTCAACAGATGTTCGGGTCACTTTGCAAGGATAAATTGACAAAAGAAGCAAACATCAAGAGAGAAGACTTGGTTGTAGTCTCAATAATGCCCTGTACGGCCAAGAAATACGAGGCGAACAGGGAGGAATTCCGGGTAAACGGAAATAAGGATGTAGATTTTGTTCTTACCACCCAGGAACTGGCCCTCATGATTAAAGAACGCGGTATAGAATTTAGCAGTCTTGAGCCTGGTTCCTTTGATATGCCCTTTGGCTTTAAATCAGGCGCATCTGTAATTTTCGGTACCTCCGGAGGCGTAAGCGAGGCAGTTTTAAGATATGCGGTTGATAAAGTTACGAATAATTCTTTTACCGATTATAAGCAGCTTCGCGTGGATTCCAATCTAAAGATTACCGAAGTCAACGTTGGAGGCAAAGTTCTCCGCTTAGCTATTGTCAGCGGTCTTGGCAATACCCGCAAGCTTATAGATAAAATACGCCGCGGTGAAGAATACTTTGACCTTGTTGAGGTAATGGCATGCTGCGGCGGCTGCGTAAACGGCGGCGGACAGCCGGTGACAGATTCAAGCAATGGAGTAAAAGCCCGTGCCAAGGGTTTGTACGACAATGACGTAATGCTTCAGGTACACAGCTCTCAGGAAAATCCTTATCTTCAGAAGGTTTATGATGCGGATCTGGATGAACATAAAGCCCATGAATTGCTGCATACCGTTTATAAAAACAGGAAGAGAATTTCCGGAGAAGATATTATGATCACAGAAGCAGGAACAGATAAAAAGCTTCAGCTTAAAATATGCTTCGGAACAAGCTGCTTTATCCGGGGGTCTCAGGATTTATACAGAATGCTTATGGAATATGTCCGTCAAAGAGGTATTGAGGACCAGACAGAAATTATAATCTCGTTTTGCAGTGAGCAGTGTAAAAAAGGACCTGTTATAAAAGTTAATGGCAAATCAATTAACCAATGCACTTTTGAAATGGCTGTAAAAGAAATAGAAGAGATAATATAA
- the nuoE gene encoding NADH-quinone oxidoreductase subunit NuoE, with protein MANSISSKFDRACIILDKYDRSPSKLIPILQDIQAEYKYLPEEIMTFISVALDISPSTVYGVATFYAHFTLEPKGKHVIKICDGTACHVKKSEGILNALEKDLGLNKNNKTTKDMMFTLETVACLGACGLAPAVVVDEKVHGLMTPEKTLALLDSIKKEELDNVQ; from the coding sequence ATGGCAAACAGTATTTCATCTAAATTTGACCGTGCCTGTATCATTCTGGACAAATATGACCGCAGTCCAAGCAAACTTATCCCGATTCTCCAGGACATACAGGCAGAGTACAAGTATCTTCCCGAGGAGATAATGACTTTTATATCTGTCGCCCTTGATATATCTCCTTCGACAGTTTATGGAGTTGCGACATTTTATGCGCACTTTACTCTTGAACCGAAAGGCAAGCATGTTATTAAGATATGTGACGGAACGGCATGTCATGTAAAGAAGTCGGAAGGAATCCTCAATGCTCTTGAAAAGGATCTCGGATTAAACAAGAATAATAAAACTACAAAAGATATGATGTTTACCCTTGAAACCGTCGCATGTCTTGGCGCCTGCGGGCTCGCGCCGGCCGTAGTAGTAGATGAAAAGGTCCACGGACTCATGACTCCTGAAAAAACCCTTGCGCTCTTAGACAGTATTAAAAAGGAGGAATTAGATAATGTCCAATAA